The following proteins are co-located in the Nitrospirota bacterium genome:
- a CDS encoding RodZ domain-containing protein yields MVGEILKKRREELGHDLRDISNILKIKHDYLKAIEEGSFEKLPEPVYIKGYIRKYSEHLKIDPETTLHAYNQQVSSTEKREVPDHPVTLQKRFKLRYVVIPAIFAVVVAVSLSVISSFTSKEPADTRNIPESQKQLSLPAEPAQNTHDTVPQSQPSPEPPQVPANTVIPGPETAGKTLPADHTPHTLEVKATDITWFSVRIDEKNPREITITPGETLKFHAEKVFSLTIGNAGGVKLIFDGKEVRKLGEKGEVVKITLPESRL; encoded by the coding sequence TTGGTCGGGGAGATACTCAAGAAACGACGGGAAGAACTGGGGCATGATCTTAGGGACATCTCCAATATCCTGAAAATCAAGCATGATTACCTGAAGGCAATCGAGGAAGGTTCGTTCGAGAAACTTCCTGAGCCTGTATATATAAAAGGCTATATCCGGAAATACTCAGAACACCTTAAGATAGATCCTGAAACCACTCTTCATGCGTATAATCAGCAGGTATCTTCAACAGAAAAGAGAGAAGTCCCGGATCATCCGGTTACGCTGCAAAAACGTTTCAAGCTCAGGTATGTGGTAATCCCCGCTATTTTTGCCGTTGTTGTCGCAGTTTCTCTCTCTGTCATTTCCTCATTCACTTCAAAAGAACCGGCAGATACGCGCAATATTCCGGAATCCCAAAAGCAGCTTTCTTTGCCGGCTGAACCAGCGCAAAATACCCATGATACTGTTCCGCAAAGCCAGCCATCCCCTGAACCACCTCAGGTTCCCGCAAACACAGTCATTCCCGGACCAGAAACAGCCGGAAAAACCCTTCCTGCTGACCATACGCCGCATACTCTGGAGGTAAAGGCAACCGATATTACCTGGTTCTCTGTCAGGATAGATGAAAAAAATCCCAGAGAGATTACGATAACTCCCGGTGAAACTCTGAAATTTCACGCGGAGAAAGTCTTTTCGCTTACAATCGGAAATGCGGGCGGAGTGAAACTGATTTTTGACGGCAAAGAGGTCAGGAAACTTGGAGAAAAAGGGGAAGTTGTGAAAATCACTCTGCCTGAATCCCGGTTGTAA
- a CDS encoding DUF4388 domain-containing protein, producing the protein MQPKKDKRRFTRYKHKTDFYLSYKNTSIKAWITDYSLQGIGFLIDAPPSTPLETDVHFHIHILQADGEGKIIWSETTDSQIRGGIEIKEIRGSLRHYPLADILIDLQRSLKTGALDIRSGPFIRRIYIRNGALVFATSNKEEDRFVEVLLRTGKITSDQYYQITDRAQKKGKSHSEILIELGYLSSQDIIQAIQYQVETIILSLFQLEDGAVTFVEGPMVSEKAVKLRLNAADIIFRGIKTIKNPQHIENVMPPADTIPVSSIEKSALQEDIVLEKPDRDILELIDGKRTIKEILSASPTDAFRTIKTLYALLSLQIVEMTETEPPVEEKPHDDTVTEPELVDDPDFVKRVEELYGKIDSSDYYSILGVEKWATLEQIKKAYHKAAREFHPDRHSGSSSSALRMKLNTTFSRLTDIYKILSDSKLRMEYDQRLTQGPDTMRTDNIAMARAAYREGKEAFHRGMYAEAKELFGRAVYLDSSVPNYHYYLGLIYQKEKRFHEAGKIMTEALKLDPNNSEYLAELGYLYIHLGFPLRAKSAFEKAIRNDPRNKKALEGLQKVKAVAD; encoded by the coding sequence ATGCAGCCAAAGAAAGACAAAAGAAGATTCACACGATACAAACACAAAACAGACTTTTACCTTTCCTATAAAAATACCTCAATAAAAGCCTGGATTACCGATTACTCCCTGCAGGGCATCGGGTTCCTGATTGATGCTCCGCCATCAACTCCTCTTGAGACAGACGTACATTTTCATATTCATATACTTCAAGCCGATGGGGAAGGCAAAATAATATGGTCTGAGACAACCGATTCCCAGATCAGGGGAGGAATCGAGATAAAAGAAATCCGCGGGTCTCTCAGGCACTATCCGCTGGCTGATATACTTATCGATCTGCAGAGAAGCCTGAAAACAGGGGCCCTCGACATCCGGAGCGGCCCGTTTATCAGAAGAATCTATATCAGAAACGGCGCGCTGGTTTTTGCAACTTCCAATAAGGAAGAAGACCGTTTTGTCGAAGTTCTTCTCAGGACAGGGAAGATAACCAGCGATCAATATTATCAGATAACCGACCGTGCGCAAAAAAAGGGGAAAAGTCACAGTGAGATCCTTATTGAACTCGGATATCTCTCTTCTCAGGACATCATCCAGGCAATACAGTATCAGGTCGAGACGATAATCCTGAGCCTTTTTCAGCTGGAAGACGGAGCGGTTACTTTCGTTGAAGGCCCGATGGTGTCCGAAAAGGCCGTGAAACTCAGGCTGAACGCAGCAGATATCATATTCCGGGGGATAAAAACAATAAAAAACCCCCAGCACATCGAAAACGTTATGCCTCCGGCAGATACCATACCGGTAAGTTCCATCGAAAAGTCAGCTCTGCAGGAGGACATTGTTCTCGAAAAACCGGACAGGGATATTTTGGAATTAATCGACGGGAAACGAACAATAAAAGAAATACTGTCGGCATCGCCAACAGACGCCTTCAGGACGATCAAAACCCTGTATGCCCTTCTCAGTCTTCAGATAGTCGAAATGACCGAGACAGAACCCCCCGTAGAGGAAAAACCGCATGACGATACGGTAACTGAACCGGAACTTGTGGATGACCCCGATTTCGTAAAAAGAGTCGAAGAGCTGTACGGCAAAATAGACTCCTCCGACTATTACAGTATTCTCGGGGTCGAAAAATGGGCCACGCTGGAACAGATAAAAAAAGCGTATCATAAGGCCGCCAGAGAATTCCATCCCGACAGACATTCCGGATCGTCGTCTTCTGCATTAAGAATGAAACTGAACACGACCTTTTCCCGTCTTACGGACATATACAAAATTCTGTCCGATTCCAAACTGCGAATGGAATATGACCAGCGCCTGACACAGGGACCGGACACAATGCGGACAGACAACATCGCCATGGCAAGAGCAGCTTACAGAGAAGGGAAGGAGGCATTTCACAGGGGAATGTATGCCGAGGCAAAAGAACTGTTTGGACGGGCTGTGTATCTTGACAGTTCGGTACCCAACTACCATTACTACCTGGGACTTATATATCAAAAAGAGAAAAGGTTCCATGAGGCAGGGAAGATCATGACCGAGGCACTGAAACTCGACCCGAATAATTCTGAATATCTTGCTGAACTCGGCTATCTGTACATCCACCTGGGATTTCCGCTGAGGGCAAAGTCTGCCTTCGAAAAGGCGATAAGAAATGACCCCCGCAATAAAAAGGCTCTCGAGGGACTGCAGAAAGTAAAAGCTGTTGCCGATTGA